The DNA segment TAGTGTAACCTTAAAAATGCAACTCATCTCCATAGTATTCACAGTTCTCACTTCAACAGAGCAACACTACATTCTTCATCTACACAAGGTGCAGATTGGACTTTGTGTTTTATCCAGATCCTGTCACTCTAGTCCCTTGCTGGGGGTTTTgactacttcctccctcccacagTCTTTTACTATATGTGTCAACATGCTTCACAGTGCAAGAGAGAGCCCGGTAGTGTGGGAAGGAGAAGCAGTGGAGGATGTTGACAACAATCAGGCCAGTCAGCCAGGAGGGCCAGAGAGTCCAGGACACAACCAGGGACAGAGAAGATGGGAGACTGAAGAGGCAGCTAAAGAAGAGACGCCACAGCCTGAAGATGAGGGATCCACTAGTGGAGTAAGTGACTTGGCACATCAGAAGCCACAAGTGAAAAAGGAACGTTTTATACAATAACTGATAGAAggattttctgtctttattttcatcatcCAGGTGGAGGATGTGACAATCTCCTGCTGTCTGTGCGGTCAGGACTTTAACTCACGCCGCAGCATTAGGCGTCACTGCCGCAAAATGCACCAGACTAAACTCGAGGAGCTCCGAAAGTTTACAGAGACACGGACGGTTCCCACAAGCCTGCTCTCTATGGTGAAAGGTGAGAATTGACAGTGCAGACTTTCCAAGAGAAACTGCCTgaaattaacaaaaaacaaacagtttgtCACAGTTCTCAGCTCTATGTATGCACATTGGATGCAGTACAACCGTTGATTATGTGTGATTGGagaaaaaattacattatttttattagtagtgatctgtgaatatttatttgcaaaaaagttTGGTCCCTTTTGTAGTAAATAAACAAGACAATTTTTCTCACTGTTATGAAGGTCGGCAAAGGACTCTTAGCACACCTACTGGAAAATCCTGCCCAGTGTGCCTCAAAACCTTTGCTACTAAAGCCAACGTACGCCGTCATTATGATGAGGTGCATCGTGGTCTGCGGAGGGACACCATCACACCCAGCATTTCCTCACGACCTGGCCAGCCCTTCTCTTTGGAGGTCACGCCCCCCAAGAAGAGCAACAATTCCTCTCCAACACGTAGCCACCACTCCAAGACTACTCCTGTGAACTCTAAAACATCTCCAAACCCAAGTCAACCAAAACCTCAGAGTCCACCTCCAGCCTCTCCACAGGCGACCCCAGCTTCATGTCGCTGCACACTCTGCAAGAGGAACTACAGCTCTCAGGTTTGTTTTGTTGCCCCACTGGCATCTTTAGGATCATCTAATTGGGAAATGCACACAGGGAAAGGGAgcaaaaccagaaaatattagTGACAATATTTAACAGTtagttatattaatatttaaacattttttgttttgctctgcAGGCAAATATATcaactgatttttatttttatctgtgtATTTCAGCTTATGTTGAAGAGGCACATGCGTATTGTCCACAAGATCTACAGCATGAAAAATAACAAGTCTGCTACAACGTCAACCTCCGCTACCACGGCAGCCACTCCTAGCAGCAGCAGTGCCAGCCCGGGGCCCAGCAACAATATCCGAGTTAAAGAGGAAGCGGTCGAACCgtcagaagaagaggaagacgaggacATTGACAGCAGCCCGACCCCGTCTCCCAGCGACAGCACTGGCACGAGTAAAGGTGTTTCTGTGGCACACAACGCAAtgaaggtgaaggaggaggaagccCCATCGAGCCCGAAGCTGACATCACCTGTATCTTCATCTGGCTCGCGTGCGGGCAACACGTTCAGCGGGGGCATGGGCAACAAAATGACTAAACTGTCGGTGGGTTTTGACTTCAAGCAGCTCTTCTGTAAGCTGTGCAAGCGACAGTTCAGCTCACGTCAGAACTTATCAAAGCACATTGAGCTGCACACGGACGGCAACGACATCTTCATTAAGTTCTACCGCTGCCCTCTGTGTCGCTACGAGTCACGTCGCAAACGTGATGTCCTGCGCCATGTGACTGTGGTCCACAAGAAGTCATCTGCGTACCTAGCCAAGATCATGCCCAAACTGGAGAGCAGGGCAGTGAAGAGGCTAGCGGAGGTCGTCCTCAACAACACAAACCCCAAGAGGGCGAGCAGCGGAGTCAAGGAGGAAGTGAACGGACGCCacacctcatcctcctcttcctcctctccctcacccCCTGTCACTCGCAAGCAAGAGTGCTCCACACCTGCCCCAACCATCGGATCagccttgtcctcctcctcctcctctactccttcCGCGCCGCCACCAGCTCCCATCACCCGGAAACAACAGGACCTCTCTTCTACAGCGTTCACCCCGTCCCCTCCTGTCACTCGTAAGCAGGAGAGACAACAGATACATCAGCAGCGCCCCGTCACCCCCCCAATGACACGCCGCagtgataaacacacacaccagcgcaactcctcctcttcctccacctccaccgcCACCTTACCGAACCAAACTCCACACACCCGGCGGCACGACACccagtcagagagcagcagcaccgGGACATCCTCCACTGAAGTCAGGGTGACTAAGAACTTCTCCCTGCATGCCTGCGACCAGTGTGGACGGGCCTTTGCTAAGAAGGTGTCAGATTTTAAATTCACTTTGAGACACTTTGTGGGCTTTTCTCATATTATTCCAAGACTAGTATGAATTACAGAGATTAAAAAGAACTACAACTCATCATCAGGGCATACAATATGATGGATAACCACCTCATTCATCACCCTGTATGCCCTGATCAAGACTCTACACATAGAGCCATCCTTTAGATTTGTGAAATCTATTAACATTGATTGAGTAAGCTAGTCCCTCATTCCATAATTTCTTATAAAAACACAGGTTACTGAATCTATGAGAGAGAAGTCGTTGTAGGAATCCCATATAAtagatgttttttaatgttccACCATTTCAGTATTTGTTGCACTCTTCCTCACAACCTTGAAAGCACAGTGTCCAAACCATTGAATaggatgtgtaaataaattaaaggaATTAGGAAATAACAGGATAGTAAGTAGTAATTCTATTTTCTTTGATTAAGTGATTAATTTAAGTTAGTAGCTGCTCACATCTGGCCGAACACAATTTGTAAGAAGTACAGAGAAGTGGATTAGTTGATCAATAGAAAATTAATTGGccactattttgataatcatttTCTTCAGATGTGAGGCGTTGTTGCTGTTCTCTGTTTTGATAGTTTGTGATTTGGACTGTTGTTCtgacaaaaaagaacatttaaagatGTCTCCTTGGTCTCTTTGAAATTTCAAGaggcatttttcaccattttctaatGTCGTCGAGAGCAAACAATTGCTTAATAATCGAGCAAATTATCCGTAGATTAATTTATAATCAGTATAatttagttgcagccctactatGAAGACACATTAGCGGAATAATGACATCATGTATTTACCAGAATCAGGTGTTCTCAATATCTGCATTCTGTCTGCTGAGATATAAGACCTATTTATTAAACGTGTACATAAATGatcttttctttccatttgtttCATCAGTTATACCTGGAGTCTCATAAGCGAAGCCATCGTAACGcggcaacagcagcagccagcaggAGGAAAGGAGTCAGCACCCGCTCTAAATCCCTGGTCTGGtgaaaacatacatacagtgtAAGAATTCAAAAGGTTTACCTACAGCACAAGGATACTTCATCGctgtcttcttctcctactCTCACTtagcttttttctctctgcctctgagTTGCACCGaatttcttcctgtctttgttttttctctccttctctatctgctgctgctgctgcatattCACAAACCACAAAGACGTGCTGCTGTGAGCAAATTTGAgaacgtctgtgtgtgtgtgtgtgtttgttggctTCTGATATACGAGTTTCCTTTGTGCCAAGAGAGGTGTGTgcgcgtgtttgtgtgtgcttctgTTTGTGTAGAAGACCGTTCCCTCGGGCAGAGATGAGAAACCACCGTCATTCTGCAGCCTTTAATTGACCACTCGGCACGTTTACCAGCTGTTTCCTACGCTCTCCCTCTGGCTGATTTCTCTATGTATCCCTCTCCTCATTAGAAATCTTCCTCTTTGTCAAACTGTTATTTTCTGCTCCTTGCTTATCAttacctcctttcttccctcctgctTCTCTCTTGATCCTTCCTCTCACTTACTCTgttcttccttttgttctcctctttcctcatcattttcattttctctctcttcccacaGGTCCGCAGGGGATAATGGTGGAGCGAGCCACTaaaaatgaagaagagaaaacttctcaattggggaaaaaagaaagatggaacgagcacagagaagagatgaaggaaacaaggaacaATGGAGCATGatggaggaacaaaggaagtaCAGAGGAGTTTCCACCTTTTTGCTTAAGAACCAAATATAGTATTGGAGATTTTTGTATAGTTTCATTATGAAGCCAGCCAGCTGTAGTGCACAAACTGGCCTGATGGTGGCGCTGCTATTCACGGAGAGACTGTAGTGAAAAGGAGATTCACTActactgtatatatctatatttactTACCACAGTATGTAAATGCAGATCCATATGCAGATGACTGACTTGTACTGCTTTGCTCTTGGTAAACTGCCGTTAGCAAAAGGATTAAGACAGActatggaagtgtgtgtgtgtgtgtgtgtgtgtgtgtgtgtgtgtgtgtgtgtgtgtgtgtgtgtgtgtgtgtgtgtgtgtgcgcgcgtgtggtGTATGTATGGAAGAGGGAGGGAATCAGAACTGGATTGTATCCTCCAAAAAActgactggaaaaaaaaaaagttttttttttcttttttgttcgaTAAGAAATCGCAGAATTTGACCCTTACAATCCCACACCGATGCACAAAACCTAGGGTCCTTAGCTATTAGCATttcaaactgatttattttcaacttgtactgtatgtatagtcacactatacatacagtacagaaagTGAAGAATACAACAGAATATACATATTCATCCCCTACTTTTCCCCTGATATACACAGAGTTGAAAATCCCCTTCATCTTTTCATgtgagtgtttcctgttgataCAGAAGAGCAAAGTGATCACAGACGAGCACTTCACTGTACCATTTGTCATGCTAGCAGTGCATAGTCTGATTTAGCCACCTGTTGTATATACTTTACTGTCTGACCAGCAGCAGTCTTCTATTTGTAAGTCAAAAAGTTCATAAATTACAGGGTGTGgtcaaaataagagaaaaccAGAAGTGTATTTTGGCAGTTTTCTTTCAAAACTGCTATTTTGCTTatctcatttttatttcctgttctGTTCTGCTGGCAAGATTGCATGCTTGTGAAAGGTATTTCCTTTACTTTGACTGTACCCTGTTTTATCTTTGTATATCAGACAGGTGATCAGCCTCAGCAATAGACTGCttgtaacaaaacaaacaccaagCTTTGGCCatcagttcttttttttaattcaaaagtgacagtatatatacacagaaaggatggaggagagagagagagagagtagattTAGTAGATATGAGCAAGGCAAAGTGACACCTTAGCTTGCACAATAATCAAAATCCCTGAAAGGGCACAAATTATGatgatata comes from the Scomber japonicus isolate fScoJap1 chromosome 23, fScoJap1.pri, whole genome shotgun sequence genome and includes:
- the znf800b gene encoding zinc finger protein 800b; translated protein: MVKAQKSSGRKSTHCLRRESGGQTEMEEGQPQSDAQHSPEAKPQGGEESSDQPQLQTSESAEALSENWDQTETPMDGQEKEDSEAQPKGRSLWKPIPPLLPQPSESNSGAIPETRDQSCQTEDHLQQTSAGSHGHNTGHCVEPGDPPLLQQPLQTSKSGIQQIIECFRSGTSQLKHMLLREVDTIFECKLCRSLFRGLPNLITHKEYYCLSRLPESDGSPGDDRQSVAIKDLLDAIYPRVDRPDYVVRLEPIQTTNKAVFQYLTTEEELARYPSHTPSARESPVVWEGEAVEDVDNNQASQPGGPESPGHNQGQRRWETEEAAKEETPQPEDEGSTSGVEDVTISCCLCGQDFNSRRSIRRHCRKMHQTKLEELRKFTETRTVPTSLLSMVKGRQRTLSTPTGKSCPVCLKTFATKANVRRHYDEVHRGLRRDTITPSISSRPGQPFSLEVTPPKKSNNSSPTRSHHSKTTPVNSKTSPNPSQPKPQSPPPASPQATPASCRCTLCKRNYSSQLMLKRHMRIVHKIYSMKNNKSATTSTSATTAATPSSSSASPGPSNNIRVKEEAVEPSEEEEDEDIDSSPTPSPSDSTGTSKGVSVAHNAMKVKEEEAPSSPKLTSPVSSSGSRAGNTFSGGMGNKMTKLSVGFDFKQLFCKLCKRQFSSRQNLSKHIELHTDGNDIFIKFYRCPLCRYESRRKRDVLRHVTVVHKKSSAYLAKIMPKLESRAVKRLAEVVLNNTNPKRASSGVKEEVNGRHTSSSSSSSPSPPVTRKQECSTPAPTIGSALSSSSSSTPSAPPPAPITRKQQDLSSTAFTPSPPVTRKQERQQIHQQRPVTPPMTRRSDKHTHQRNSSSSSTSTATLPNQTPHTRRHDTQSESSSTGTSSTEVRVTKNFSLHACDQCGRAFAKKLYLESHKRSHRNAATAAASRRKGVSTRSKSLVW